Genomic segment of Drosophila takahashii strain IR98-3 E-12201 chromosome X, DtakHiC1v2, whole genome shotgun sequence:
AAACTTGTTTCTCTTatgcttaagaattcgcggtgttttgaacagataacaaagtaataaataaatccatgacactttccgggtgatcttggaaaaataaaatttaccccatgattttttgcgaaaaattaaaaataaataaaatgtcaaggtttaaatgttaatcgataggaaatttaacaacgagttcagaaaggtatgacaatctatatttggattaatatttccattgttacggaCTATTACgaactatttttttgtgaaaaattagattctggatttttggtaaaatgtgaattttgtttgtctgtttttttgctgttacttggccaaaaatggtcttacaccaaaaatacacacTGATTTGAactatgcaaattaaatgctaAAAGATACGCTTAAGAATTTGCGTTATCCGACACCCACCTGCCACACAACTGGTGTTCACAAAGATGTCGctcaggctgctgctgctgttggccaTGTACCGGAAGTGCTGATCGCTCTGCGACTGGAGGTAgcccacgcccacgcccatGCCCACTCCCACTCCCTCCTCGTGGGAGGCGTGCAGCCGGGTGCTGTAGAGCGGCCCTCCGCCCGGAGCACTGCCCAGTGCCACGGTGGCGTAGTGCTGCGCCGCCTGCTGGGCGGGCATCAGTCGCGGCTGATAGGCGTCCGTCTCCACCAGCTGGGAGGCCGATCGCGGCATGGCGTAGTGCACGGAGGCCAGCGGAGCACCTGCCGGCACAGGCTGCTCCATCGATCGGAGGTGACTGCTGTTGCCATGGCCATGGGCATGGGCATGGGCCACGTAGTGATGCAGTCCCAGCTCCGGACTGGCTGCCCGGGAATAGGGCGGCGGCACCAGGGTGTTCGCCTCGTTCGCGTTGCAGATGAAGCTGGAGCTCAGGGAGTCGACGGTGCTGGCGGCGCTCAGGGAACCGCCCGCCGCCGGCCGGACAATGTAGTTGCGGAAGTACTGGACCATCAGGTAGCTGGAGCTGCCGTTGCCCTTGCCGTTGCCCGAGTCGCTGTTGCAGGTGAAGACGAGCGGATACAGGTCCGGTTTGGAGGTCACCTGagggtattttaaattttgaaattatatttCCTGGATAAATCCAATCCATTCCCATAATAATTACCTCCGTGTAGGGCGGCGGCGGATGGTGAAACGAGTTGCAGCGACTGTATTGGGGCGGAGCATAGCAGGAACCGGCCGAATCTCCCTCGGATTGGGTGTGGTGCTCATTGAAGCCCCAGCCGCACAGGGTCCGCCGCTTCTTCCATAGCGAGTAGGCACACAGGATGGCCAAGATGATGGCAACCACAACGCACCTGCAGGGAAAATGTATTGTATCAAAATTCTATTCATATAAAAGTGtcttttcaattttgcaaGTCAAATACAGATCCCAAACTACTAAAGCTATAGCCTCCAAATTTCTTGTCTAGTCTCTAGCTATtttaaaggctttagctaagCACTGATTTCGTCACTAGTCAAAAgattatcaatttttttgactgatctttagtaaaaatattttgtttatttcttttagaAGGTGAGAAAGTGAGGATCATTCACTGCTCGGTTTGCAGCTGGCGCGACTGAATGAAGAAGCCCATTTGGCCGGTtccggatgcggatgcggatatGCGGATGTACGGATCCGTGTCCTGCTGTGCCCGTAATCGAATTCCGACTgaaatttgtttgccttttcggTGGCCGAGAGATGGGATTATATGAGCAGGGTGGCGGGCGGGTTCCGCTTGTGTCTCATTAGTTGGCATTGCCATTTCCACGGCCCCCAAGGGAGGGAAACGGGGGTGGTAGGGGGTGGTACAGCTTGCATAAGCCTCTCGACTTGACTCGACTTTTGACTTGACGCAACCCCGGCGCTGGGCGCCACCTTTGCtgccaataataataatatctcGCATGGCACACAATGCCAATCAGCTGGAAGTCCGACCCAGTACCCAGTACCCCACAACCCACCACCCAACGCCCCCCATTGAACGGCCTTGCAGGCGACCTCCGGGGAAtccccaaaaagaaaaacaaatgcaaCCATGACCATGGCCAAATGTACATACTATcgtagtaaataaataaatcactcttactgcaattaaaataatcggAATCTAAGAAGAAAATATATGGAACTTgaagagatttaaaaaaaacaggcTTTTACTTTATCCGAAGGTCTACCTATATTACCTATATGATATGATCATATGATCAAACTTACCAGAAAAACCAGTGGGTGGCGAAGAACAGATTGAGAACGTGCGAGTCCGAGGAGGGcggcagggggcgtggcccgcCCTGGTACGGTGGGCAGCAGCCCTGGGTGCAACATCCCTGACTGCAGCCCTCGCAAAATCTAGCCGTCacctgtaaaaaatataacatatttgttaaaaattgtcaTAATTCTTGGcccctttattttattttaatgtgtaaaaaattcagacctttaaaaattaacactcaattataaaattacaCAA
This window contains:
- the LOC108070214 gene encoding uncharacterized protein isoform X2, with translation MCLHPSHAHTTALQWLLLSLSLFLALLPANVTARFCEGCSQGCCTQGCCPPYQGGPRPLPPSSDSHVLNLFFATHWFFWCVVVAIILAILCAYSLWKKRRTLCGWGFNEHHTQSEGDSAGSCYAPPQYSRCNSFHHPPPPYTEVTSKPDLYPLVFTCNSDSGNGKGNGSSSYLMVQYFRNYIVRPAAGGSLSAASTVDSLSSSFICNANEANTLVPPPYSRAASPELGLHHYVAHAHAHGHGNSSHLRSMEQPVPAGAPLASVHYAMPRSASQLVETDAYQPRLMPAQQAAQHYATVALGSAPGGGPLYSTRLHASHEEGVGVGMGVGVGYLQSQSDQHFRYMANSSSSLSDIFVNTSCVAGGCRITQILKRIF